Proteins found in one Amycolatopsis camponoti genomic segment:
- a CDS encoding styrene monooxygenase/indole monooxygenase family protein, which produces MRKVLIVGAGQSGLQLALGLLAKDYDVTVMSARTPEEIRNGRVMSTQCMFHDALQHERDLGIDQWEADTVNVEGLGVSVAAPDGGRALDWFAELDHVAQSVDQRVKMAGWLELFEDRGGKLVIHGVMTSELDALARLYDLVIISAGKGELVQLFDRIPERSPYTKPMRALSLAYAHGVRPRPEHPDKMAVRFNIVPGVGELFMIPAYTLSGNCDILFFEGVPGGPLDCFDDRTGPAEHFGRILDLMKQFVPWEYERSRDAELTDAKATLAGGYTPVVRNPVGTLPGGAIVLGMADVVVANDPITGQGSNNASHCAATYLDAIVEHGDRPFDAGWMDATFERYWEYARHVTEWTNALLMPPPPHVLQILGVAGQNPAVAKRFANGFTDPTDFRNWFMDPVLWEKYLAEV; this is translated from the coding sequence ATGCGCAAGGTCCTGATCGTGGGCGCCGGGCAGTCCGGGCTGCAGCTGGCCCTCGGGCTGCTGGCGAAGGACTACGACGTCACGGTGATGTCCGCGCGGACACCGGAGGAGATCCGGAACGGGCGCGTGATGTCGACGCAGTGCATGTTCCACGACGCGCTGCAGCACGAGCGGGACCTCGGCATCGACCAGTGGGAAGCCGACACCGTGAACGTCGAGGGCCTCGGCGTGTCGGTGGCCGCGCCCGACGGCGGGCGCGCGCTCGACTGGTTCGCCGAGCTGGACCACGTCGCGCAGTCGGTCGACCAGCGGGTGAAGATGGCCGGCTGGCTCGAGCTGTTCGAGGACCGCGGGGGCAAGCTCGTCATCCACGGCGTGATGACGTCCGAATTGGACGCTCTCGCCCGGCTGTACGACCTGGTGATCATCTCGGCCGGCAAGGGCGAGCTGGTCCAGCTGTTCGACCGGATCCCGGAGCGCTCGCCGTACACGAAGCCGATGCGCGCGCTGTCGCTGGCCTACGCCCACGGCGTGCGCCCGCGGCCGGAGCACCCGGACAAGATGGCCGTGCGGTTCAACATCGTCCCGGGCGTCGGCGAGCTGTTCATGATCCCCGCGTACACCCTGAGCGGGAACTGCGACATCCTCTTCTTCGAAGGCGTGCCCGGCGGTCCGCTGGACTGCTTCGACGACCGCACGGGCCCGGCCGAGCACTTCGGGCGGATCCTGGACCTGATGAAGCAGTTCGTGCCGTGGGAGTACGAGCGAAGCCGCGACGCCGAGCTCACCGACGCGAAGGCCACCCTGGCCGGCGGCTACACGCCGGTGGTGCGCAACCCGGTCGGCACGCTGCCCGGCGGCGCGATCGTGCTGGGCATGGCCGACGTCGTCGTGGCGAACGACCCGATCACCGGCCAGGGTTCGAACAACGCGAGCCACTGCGCGGCGACCTACCTGGACGCGATCGTCGAGCACGGCGACCGGCCGTTCGACGCGGGGTGGATGGACGCCACGTTCGAGCGCTACTGGGAGTACGCCCGGCACGTCACCGAATGGACCAACGCGCTGCTCATGCCGCCCCCTCCGCACGTGCTCCAGATCCTCGGGGTGGCCGGCCAGAACCCCGCGGTGGCGAAGCGGTTCGCGAACGGGTTCACCGATCCGACGGACTTCCGGAACTGGTTCATGGACCCCGTGCTCTGGGAGAAGTACCTGGCAGAGGTCTAG
- a CDS encoding non-homologous end joining protein Ku: protein MRAMWKGSVSFGLVSIPIQLYAATENKNVSLRQVHEADGGRIQYKRFCTIDGAEVPYAEIAKGYELPDGEMVVITDTEMADLPLPSQRTIDVLEFVPLESIDPIQYDRTYYLEPQKNAVKPYIVLRDALHKSSQVAIAKVAVRQRESMAVLRVHADVLVMTTMLWPDEVREPDFPFLRDDPPQIRPQELTMAGSLIDSLAEPVFEPEKYHDHYREALEEMIEAKVAGEETTKPAAVTAKADVVDLMAALQASVDAAKKSRGAKSTSEESDEDEAPAPAPAKKKPAARKRA, encoded by the coding sequence ATGCGGGCGATGTGGAAGGGCTCGGTGTCGTTCGGGCTGGTGAGCATCCCGATCCAGCTGTACGCGGCCACCGAGAACAAGAACGTCTCCCTGCGCCAGGTGCACGAGGCCGACGGCGGCCGCATCCAGTACAAGCGGTTCTGCACGATCGACGGCGCCGAGGTGCCCTACGCCGAGATCGCCAAGGGCTACGAGCTGCCCGACGGCGAGATGGTCGTCATCACCGACACCGAGATGGCCGACCTGCCGCTGCCTTCGCAGCGCACGATCGACGTCCTGGAGTTCGTGCCGCTCGAGTCGATCGACCCGATCCAGTACGACCGGACGTACTACCTGGAGCCGCAGAAGAACGCGGTGAAGCCGTACATCGTGCTGCGGGACGCGCTGCACAAGTCGAGCCAGGTGGCGATCGCGAAGGTCGCGGTCCGGCAGCGGGAGAGCATGGCGGTGCTGCGGGTGCACGCCGACGTGCTGGTGATGACGACGATGCTCTGGCCGGACGAGGTCCGCGAGCCCGACTTCCCCTTCCTGCGCGACGACCCGCCGCAGATCCGGCCGCAGGAGCTGACCATGGCCGGGTCGCTGATCGACTCACTGGCCGAGCCGGTGTTCGAGCCGGAGAAGTACCACGACCACTACCGCGAGGCCCTCGAGGAGATGATCGAGGCCAAGGTGGCGGGGGAGGAGACGACCAAGCCGGCGGCGGTCACCGCGAAGGCCGACGTGGTCGACCTGATGGCGGCGCTGCAGGCCAGTGTGGACGCGGCGAAGAAGTCGCGTGGGGCGAAGTCCACTTCGGAAGAGTCCGATGAGGACGAGGCGCCGGCTCCGGCGCCGGCGAAGAAGAAGCCGGCGGCCCGGAAGCGGGCTTGA